Proteins encoded in a region of the Streptomyces sp. NBC_00513 genome:
- a CDS encoding response regulator transcription factor, whose amino-acid sequence MSRQRILVVDDEPEVRAAVQDGLAVEGYEVRGAADGLAALSEVAAWEPDAVVLDVMMPVLDGLGVCRQLRAMGDRTPVLVLTALDSVSERVDGLDAGADDYLVKPFALDELVARVRALLRRAAPAQDDAGDPLAYADLVLDPGTRTGRRAGRPLEFSRTEAALLELLLRHPGQVLPRELILELVWGRDFGPDSNSLAVYVGYLRRKLEAGGEPRLVHTVHGVGYRLDAA is encoded by the coding sequence ATGAGCAGACAGCGGATTCTGGTGGTCGACGACGAGCCCGAGGTGCGGGCCGCCGTACAGGACGGCCTGGCCGTCGAGGGGTACGAGGTGCGCGGCGCGGCCGACGGGCTGGCCGCGCTGTCCGAGGTCGCGGCATGGGAACCCGACGCCGTGGTCCTGGACGTGATGATGCCGGTGTTGGACGGCCTCGGCGTGTGCCGGCAACTGCGCGCGATGGGCGACCGGACACCCGTACTCGTCCTGACCGCGCTGGACTCGGTGAGCGAACGGGTCGACGGGCTGGACGCGGGCGCCGACGACTACCTCGTCAAGCCGTTCGCCCTGGACGAGCTGGTGGCCCGGGTCCGGGCCCTGCTGCGGCGGGCCGCGCCCGCGCAGGACGACGCGGGCGACCCCCTCGCGTACGCCGACCTCGTCCTCGACCCGGGCACCCGGACCGGCCGGCGGGCCGGGCGCCCGCTGGAGTTCAGCCGCACCGAGGCCGCGCTGCTGGAGTTGCTCCTGCGCCACCCCGGGCAGGTGCTGCCGCGCGAACTCATCCTGGAACTGGTGTGGGGCCGGGACTTCGGACCGGACTCCAACTCCCTCGCCGTGTACGTCGGCTACCTGCGCCGAAAGCTGGAGGCCGGCGGCGAACCGCGGCTGGTGCACACCGTCCACGGCGTCGGCTACCGGCTGGACGCCGCGTGA
- a CDS encoding cell wall metabolism sensor histidine kinase WalK, with amino-acid sequence MTGAGRRWLGAPWRRRRPLRTRLAVAVTSAVALVAVGVCTAAFFVVRGALYDQLDLSLTQSARLAAGRNPDSGPDTLAGECRFLAAPACAEVVPADPAKDPARPYILPVDAGTRAVAAGRRAPYYTSIVHAGHPTRMLTTDYTKGQALQVALRADTVDAGISDAARWLVVIGAAGVLLAAVLGYWVSRTGLAPVTRLTATAERIAATRDPRHRIELPPPGREDEITRLAGSFNTMLGELEQSVTAQRRLVADASHELRTPLTALRTNAELLARGERLTTEQRERASLALGRQLREVTGLVNDLIELARDEEPQPLVEQVRLGRLVEHCAQVARAHWASVPIVVRSTDEVVVPGVPARLSRLLGNLLDNAAKFSPAGVPVEVELTVRSGRPELTVRDHGPGIAPQDLPYVFDRFYRAGAARALPGSGLGLAMARQIARAHAAELTAEAAPGGGALFRLTFGA; translated from the coding sequence GTGACGGGCGCCGGCCGGCGCTGGCTGGGCGCCCCCTGGCGCAGGCGCCGCCCGCTGCGGACCCGGCTGGCGGTGGCCGTCACCTCGGCCGTCGCGCTGGTCGCCGTCGGCGTGTGCACCGCGGCGTTCTTCGTCGTCCGCGGCGCCCTGTACGACCAGCTCGACCTCAGCCTCACCCAGTCCGCGCGGCTCGCCGCCGGGCGCAACCCCGATTCCGGACCGGACACCCTGGCCGGGGAATGCCGCTTCCTGGCCGCGCCCGCCTGCGCGGAGGTGGTGCCGGCCGATCCCGCCAAGGACCCCGCCCGGCCGTACATCCTGCCCGTGGACGCCGGGACCAGGGCCGTCGCCGCCGGCCGGCGCGCCCCGTACTACACGAGCATCGTCCACGCAGGGCACCCGACACGGATGCTCACCACCGACTACACGAAGGGGCAGGCGCTCCAGGTCGCGTTGCGCGCCGACACCGTGGACGCCGGCATCTCCGACGCCGCCCGATGGCTGGTGGTGATCGGCGCGGCCGGGGTGCTGCTCGCCGCCGTGCTCGGGTACTGGGTGTCACGGACCGGGCTCGCACCGGTGACCCGGCTCACCGCCACCGCCGAACGGATCGCGGCCACCCGGGACCCGCGTCACCGCATCGAGCTGCCCCCGCCGGGCCGGGAGGACGAGATCACCCGCCTCGCCGGGAGCTTCAACACCATGCTGGGGGAGCTCGAACAGTCCGTCACCGCGCAACGGCGCCTCGTCGCGGACGCCTCGCACGAACTGCGCACCCCGCTGACGGCGCTGCGCACCAACGCGGAACTGCTCGCGCGGGGCGAGCGGCTGACGACGGAGCAGCGCGAGCGCGCCTCCCTCGCCCTGGGTCGGCAGCTGCGCGAGGTGACGGGCCTGGTCAACGACCTGATCGAGCTGGCCCGGGACGAGGAGCCGCAGCCGCTCGTCGAACAGGTCAGGCTGGGCCGGCTGGTGGAGCACTGCGCGCAGGTCGCGCGGGCACACTGGGCCTCCGTCCCGATCGTGGTGCGCTCGACCGACGAGGTCGTCGTACCCGGAGTGCCCGCCCGGCTCAGCCGGTTGCTGGGGAACCTGCTGGACAACGCGGCGAAGTTCAGCCCGGCGGGCGTTCCGGTGGAGGTGGAGCTGACGGTGCGGTCCGGCCGGCCCGAGCTGACGGTACGGGACCACGGCCCGGGCATCGCGCCGCAGGACCTGCCGTACGTCTTCGACCGGTTCTACCGGGCGGGCGCGGCGCGGGCCCTGCCGGGGTCGGGGCTGGGCCTGGCGATGGCGCGGCAGATCGCCCGGGCGCACGCGGCCGAGCTGACGGCGGAGGCCGCGCCGGGGGGAGGGGCGCTGTTCCGATTGACCTTCGGCGCCTGA
- a CDS encoding TetR family transcriptional regulator — protein MSTTDPSVSESGPEADDEPDAGTGRESGRDAIVRAARRAFTLRPYAEVTMRGIAADAGVSPSLIVKRFGSKEALFNTVADFRPAADALFAAPPRALGRHLVLTMVRLRDRLRGDPLLRVVFSLGNDDERTLLRERFREQVTDRLAAILTGPDPQLRAELIAGQLLGLGATLSLHRPDGAGGRTPPDRLADLYAPGLQRLIDGG, from the coding sequence ATGAGCACCACCGACCCGTCCGTCTCCGAGAGCGGGCCCGAGGCCGATGACGAGCCCGATGCCGGGACCGGGCGCGAGAGCGGGCGCGACGCGATCGTGCGCGCCGCCCGCCGGGCGTTCACCCTGCGCCCCTACGCCGAGGTGACGATGCGCGGCATCGCCGCCGACGCCGGTGTCAGCCCGTCGCTGATCGTGAAGCGGTTCGGCAGCAAGGAGGCCCTGTTCAACACGGTCGCCGACTTCCGGCCGGCGGCCGACGCCCTGTTCGCGGCGCCCCCGCGGGCGCTGGGGCGGCATCTGGTCCTCACCATGGTCCGGCTGCGCGACCGGCTCCGCGGGGATCCGCTGCTGCGGGTCGTGTTCTCCCTCGGCAACGACGACGAACGCACCCTGCTGCGCGAACGCTTCCGGGAACAGGTCACCGACCGGCTGGCCGCGATCCTGACCGGCCCCGACCCGCAGTTGCGCGCCGAACTGATCGCCGGTCAACTGCTCGGCCTGGGAGCGACCTTGAGCCTGCACCGGCCGGACGGCGCGGGGGGCCGTACTCCCCCCGACCGACTCGCGGACCTGTACGCCCCCGGCCTCCAGCGGCTCATCGACGGCGGCTGA
- a CDS encoding MFS transporter, with protein MPAAMPDPGSAPVTTPRAPSPHSRLIVPVLAFCGVVVAVMQTLVVPLLPHVPDLTGASPGAAGWLVTITLLTGAVFTPVLGRVGDMYGKRRVLLASLGVLTAGSVLCAVSSDIGILITGRALQGAALAVIPLGISIIRDELPAERVLSSIALMSSSLGIGAAIGLPVAAVVIENFDWHTMFWASAALGLLDLALVLWIVPESPLRSPGRFDALGTLGLSAALVGLLLAITRGADWGWTSARTLGLLGASLVVGLLWGRYELRTTSPMVDLRVSARPAVLLTNVAALLIGFAFYANSLVTGQMVQEPTSTGYGLGASIVVSGLCLLPGGLAMVALSPVSARISAAYGPRTALALAAAVMVVGYVVRFFTSHSLWLIVAGATVVASGTAIAYSALPALVMRAVPVSETGAANGLNTLMRSVGQACCSAVVAAVLAHVTFLVDGRAAPTLHAYLLIFLIAAGAALAALVATLFLPSAGSASGVTGGTVTVTASASASAARESA; from the coding sequence ATGCCCGCCGCGATGCCCGACCCCGGTTCGGCGCCCGTCACGACGCCCCGCGCCCCCTCCCCGCACTCCCGCCTGATCGTCCCCGTCCTCGCCTTCTGCGGCGTGGTCGTCGCCGTGATGCAGACCCTGGTCGTCCCGCTGCTGCCGCACGTCCCGGACCTGACGGGCGCGAGCCCGGGCGCCGCGGGGTGGCTCGTCACCATCACCCTGCTGACCGGGGCCGTGTTCACCCCCGTCCTCGGCCGGGTCGGCGACATGTACGGGAAGCGGCGGGTCCTCCTCGCGTCCCTCGGGGTCCTCACGGCCGGGTCCGTGCTGTGCGCGGTCAGCTCCGACATCGGGATCCTGATCACCGGCCGGGCGTTGCAGGGCGCGGCGCTGGCCGTCATCCCCCTGGGCATCAGCATCATCCGCGACGAGTTGCCGGCCGAGCGGGTGCTGTCCTCGATCGCCCTGATGAGTTCGTCCCTCGGCATCGGCGCGGCGATCGGTCTCCCGGTGGCCGCGGTGGTCATCGAGAACTTCGACTGGCACACGATGTTCTGGGCCTCGGCCGCCCTCGGCCTGCTCGACCTCGCCCTCGTGCTGTGGATCGTCCCCGAATCGCCCCTGCGCTCCCCCGGTCGCTTCGACGCGCTCGGGACCCTCGGCCTGAGCGCCGCCCTCGTGGGGCTGCTCCTCGCCATCACCCGGGGCGCGGACTGGGGCTGGACCTCCGCGCGCACCCTCGGCCTGCTCGGCGCCTCCCTGGTCGTCGGGCTGCTCTGGGGGCGGTACGAACTGCGGACCACCTCCCCCATGGTCGATCTGCGCGTGTCGGCCCGGCCCGCCGTGCTGCTCACCAATGTCGCCGCCCTGCTGATCGGCTTCGCCTTCTACGCGAACTCGCTGGTCACCGGCCAGATGGTGCAGGAGCCGACGAGCACGGGATACGGGCTCGGCGCGTCCATCGTGGTGAGCGGCCTCTGCCTGCTGCCGGGCGGCCTGGCCATGGTGGCGCTGTCCCCGGTCTCCGCCCGCATCTCGGCCGCGTACGGGCCCCGGACGGCGCTCGCGCTCGCCGCGGCGGTCATGGTCGTCGGCTACGTGGTCCGGTTCTTCACCAGCCACAGCCTCTGGTTGATCGTGGCCGGGGCCACCGTGGTCGCCTCCGGCACCGCCATCGCGTACTCGGCGCTGCCCGCCCTGGTGATGCGGGCCGTGCCGGTGAGCGAGACCGGCGCCGCCAACGGGCTGAACACCCTCATGCGCTCCGTCGGTCAGGCCTGCTGCAGCGCCGTGGTCGCCGCCGTCCTCGCGCACGTCACGTTCCTCGTCGACGGCCGCGCCGCGCCGACCCTGCACGCCTACCTGCTGATCTTCCTGATCGCCGCCGGAGCGGCGCTCGCGGCGCTGGTCGCCACCCTCTTCCTGCCCTCGGCCGGATCGGCGTCCGGTGTGACGGGCGGTACGGTCACGGTGACCGCGTCCGCGTCCGCGTCCGCCGCCCGGGAGAGCGCATGA